In Sphingopyxis sp. CCNWLW2, a single window of DNA contains:
- a CDS encoding agmatine deiminase family protein, which yields MTLKMPAEWAPHDAVWIGFPHLAEEWAGAIDEGRRDVAAFANAVHDGGRGEEVRLVVNDARQAEIAAALVDPGVRILIQPLGDIWLRDTGPIIAGTGAARRARNFEFNWWGEKFVMPGDQEIGAALARESGLPVDDQDWVLEGGGIDVDGTGLCVTTEECLLNTNRNPTLTREDIAVRLRQSLGIERLLWLGNGLVGDHTDGHVDNLARFVGEGRLALPVTAGEDDPNAHIYADARARTAAFGGVEIVDLPSPGRIEIDGEIAAASYMNFYIGNSVVVVPTYGVANDVAAVDTLAALFPDRRAVGVPARGIIVGGGSFHCSSQQVPS from the coding sequence ATGACGCTTAAAATGCCTGCCGAATGGGCGCCGCACGACGCCGTCTGGATCGGTTTCCCGCACCTCGCCGAAGAGTGGGCGGGCGCGATCGATGAAGGGCGGCGCGACGTCGCCGCCTTCGCCAACGCCGTCCATGACGGCGGCCGCGGCGAAGAGGTGCGGCTGGTGGTCAACGACGCGCGGCAGGCGGAGATCGCCGCCGCGCTCGTCGATCCGGGCGTGCGCATCCTGATCCAGCCCTTGGGCGACATCTGGCTGCGCGATACCGGGCCGATCATCGCCGGCACGGGCGCCGCACGCCGCGCGCGCAATTTCGAATTCAACTGGTGGGGCGAGAAGTTCGTCATGCCGGGCGACCAGGAGATTGGCGCCGCGCTGGCGCGGGAAAGCGGCTTGCCCGTCGACGATCAGGACTGGGTGCTCGAGGGCGGCGGGATCGACGTCGACGGCACGGGCCTTTGCGTCACCACCGAGGAATGCCTGCTCAACACCAACCGCAACCCAACGCTGACACGCGAGGATATCGCGGTGCGGCTCCGCCAGTCGCTCGGGATCGAGCGGCTGCTGTGGCTCGGTAACGGGCTGGTCGGCGACCATACCGACGGCCATGTCGACAATCTGGCGCGCTTCGTCGGCGAAGGACGCCTCGCGCTTCCGGTCACGGCGGGCGAGGACGATCCCAACGCGCATATCTATGCCGATGCCCGCGCCCGCACCGCAGCGTTCGGAGGAGTCGAGATCGTCGACCTGCCCTCGCCCGGTCGTATCGAGATCGACGGCGAGATCGCGGCGGCCAGCTATATGAATTTCTACATCGGCAACAGCGTCGTCGTGGTGCCGACTTATGGCGTCGCCAATGACGTCGCCGCGGTCGACACCCTCGCGGCGCTCTTCCCCGACCGCCGCGCGGTCGGCGTGCCCGCGCGCGGCATCATCGTCGGCGGCGGCAGCTTCCATTGTTCGAGCCAGCAAGTGCCCTCCTGA
- a CDS encoding TonB family protein has protein sequence MRRLRTIFSLAVLTSIFPPIGVAAQDTASAVISDAYPPAALRIDAEGRAYFEAFVTSDGKPQNCRITQSSGNADLDAATCNVIMTRTTIKPPLDEAG, from the coding sequence ATGCGTCGGCTTCGAACCATATTTTCCCTAGCGGTTCTGACATCTATATTTCCGCCGATTGGGGTTGCGGCACAAGATACCGCATCCGCTGTTATCAGCGATGCATATCCCCCTGCCGCTCTAAGAATTGATGCGGAAGGGAGGGCCTATTTTGAAGCATTTGTTACGAGCGATGGAAAACCGCAAAACTGCAGGATTACACAATCGTCCGGCAATGCGGATCTGGACGCCGCAACATGCAACGTCATAATGACGAGAACGACGATCAAACCGCCGCTAGATGAGGCCGGGTAG